The genome window CTCACGGCGCTTCGTCCTCCGAGACCCAACCCGTTCACGGCGTCCACCGAGCTCTCGTTCGACACGCCGGGGAACGGTCGCCGCGTCGTCATCCGGGTCTGTGACGTCGCGGGGCGGCTCGTGCGGACGCTCTACGACGGGAGGCCGCCGGCGGGGCGCCACTCCGTCGGGTGGGACGGACGAGCGGAGAGCGGCGTTCCCGTGGCATCGGGCGTCTATCTGGTCAACCTCGACTCGGGGGGATTCAGAAGGACCCGCAAGGTCGTCCGGCTGAGATAGCACCCCGGGTCGAGGCCGATCCTCTTCCGTGTGACAGAAGCTGGTTCTTGCGGGCGAGGCCGTTCGTCGCTAGTCTGCGCCTGTTCGGCATGGAGACGACACGTCGGTCCCGACCGAGATGGGCCACTCATGAGAGCGAAGCAGGAACGCGACGGTACGGACATCCGACCCGAGTGCTGCGTTCACATGGAGCCGCCGCTCGTAGCGCAGCTCCGGGGCGCCTCGAAGACGTACACGGAAGGGCCTGTGGACGTTGAGGCCCTCAAGGCGACCGACCTCGATCTCAACGCCGGCGAGCTCCTCCTCATCATCGGTCCTTCGGGATCCGGCAAGACCACCCTTCTCTCTCTCATCGGCTGTGTCATCTACCCGACGGACGGCTGCGTCTGCGTGCAGGGTGCGAACACGAAGCTCCTGAACGACAACGAGCTGGCGGATCTCAGGCTCCGCGAGATCGGGTTCGTGTTCCAGGGGTTCAACCTGATCTCGCCGCTGACCTGCGAGGAGAACGTCATGGCGCCTCTCATCGTCCAGGGCAGGGACTCCGCCGAGACGCGGGAGAGGGTCGACCGCGCGCTCGGGATCGTCGGGCTCTCCGACAAGAAGGGCGCACTGCCGAAGCAGCTCTCCGGCGGCCAGAAACAGCGCGCAGCGATCGCGCGAGCGCTCGTGTCCGAACCCGACATCATCCTCTGCGATGAGCCCACCGGTTCTCTCGACATCGACTCGGCCCGCTCCGTTCTGCAGGAGCTCCGTGATCTTGCCGACGACGGCAAGGCGGTGGCCGTCGTGACGCACGACACGCGGCTCGAGGAGTACGCCGACCGGATCATCAGGATCGAGAACGGCGTCGTGGAGGAGCGGCCCAGCGAAGGGAGAAGACAGTGACGCGACATCTCATTCAGCGGGATCGGCGGATCCGGTCCTCGGGCCGGAGCGCCGTGGTCCTCGCACTGATCCTCCTCGCCGCGCTCGTCCTGCACGGCTGCGGAGGGGAGAACGAGGAGCAGCGGGACGTCGTCGAGCGGGTCACCTCGCCCGACCATGTCGTCGGCCTCGGGCGTATCGAGCCGTACGCGAGGATGGTCGATCTCACGAGCGACCTGGCCGGCAGGGTGGACGAGGTGCTGCTCGGGGTAGGGGACAGGGCACGTGCGGGGGACGTCATCCTCACGCTGGTTCGGGACGTCGAGGCGGCGGCTCTCAGGCAGGCGGAAGCCGGTGTCGAGGCGCAGCGGGCCGGAGTCGAGGCGGCGGAGGCCGCGCTCGAGGGAGCCCGTTCGAGGCTCACCCGGGCGACATCGGAGTACGAGCGTGCACGCGAGCTCTACGAGGTCGGCACCGAGTCGGAGTCGTTCTACGAGGCCGCGCTGGCGGAGTTCGAGTCGCTCACCCAGGAAGTGCGAAGGCTCGAGGCGTCGCTCAGGACGGCGGAGGCGGCTCTTCAGCAGGCCGTGGCCGACAGCTCCCGGGCGGGGGCCGCCTACGAACGGCGCGCGCTCGAGGCCCCCGCCGACGGGCGCCTGCTGTCGCTCGATGTCGCGCCGGGCGAGGTCATGTCCCCGGAGGCGGCGTACGGCGTCTTCGCGATCGCGAGCCCGACCGTTGCCCGATGCGAGATCGATGAGCTCTACGCGGATCTGGTCGAGATCG of Candidatus Effluviviaceae Genus V sp. contains these proteins:
- a CDS encoding biotin/lipoyl-binding protein, which codes for MTRHLIQRDRRIRSSGRSAVVLALILLAALVLHGCGGENEEQRDVVERVTSPDHVVGLGRIEPYARMVDLTSDLAGRVDEVLLGVGDRARAGDVILTLVRDVEAAALRQAEAGVEAQRAGVEAAEAALEGARSRLTRATSEYERARELYEVGTESESFYEAALAEFESLTQEVRRLEASLRTAEAALQQAVADSSRAGAAYERRALEAPADGRLLSLDVAPGEVMSPEAAYGVFAIASPTVARCEIDELYADLVEIGQSGYVRYQGSRDTLSTGSVLEAGPYLRDKSLFSDDVGDLEDRRVREVVLSLADTSGVLLGARVECVISVE
- a CDS encoding ATP-binding cassette domain-containing protein; the encoded protein is MEPPLVAQLRGASKTYTEGPVDVEALKATDLDLNAGELLLIIGPSGSGKTTLLSLIGCVIYPTDGCVCVQGANTKLLNDNELADLRLREIGFVFQGFNLISPLTCEENVMAPLIVQGRDSAETRERVDRALGIVGLSDKKGALPKQLSGGQKQRAAIARALVSEPDIILCDEPTGSLDIDSARSVLQELRDLADDGKAVAVVTHDTRLEEYADRIIRIENGVVEERPSEGRRQ
- a CDS encoding T9SS type A sorting domain-containing protein; its protein translation is LTALRPPRPNPFTASTELSFDTPGNGRRVVIRVCDVAGRLVRTLYDGRPPAGRHSVGWDGRAESGVPVASGVYLVNLDSGGFRRTRKVVRLR